One stretch of Paramormyrops kingsleyae isolate MSU_618 chromosome 4, PKINGS_0.4, whole genome shotgun sequence DNA includes these proteins:
- the dnaaf11 gene encoding dynein axonemal assembly factor 11 isoform X1: MTKGRCYYVTEELIRRRAEHNNCEILSLEEVSLHQQDIEKIEYIDKWCKELKILYLQNNIISRIENVNRLKKLEYLNLALNNIEVIENLEGCESLQKLDLTVNFIGKLSSIESLRHNLHLRELFLVGNPCTEFEGYRQFVVASLPQLKWLDGQEIPRSERIRAAQSREAVRCRVREQELKYLQKRAREKQEAQGIGEDQKLRKKKDMKNVLGSDGCWDTNINNIIPDENKENQKEQNPEQEPDSDREFWEKPCAFTPESRLEAHRHMEEKRRQEEKERAKDLKPKNPRTLVTKEGRVLNVNEPKLDFSLRDDAEVSQLVLDLAVYRHMDTSLLDVDVQPTYIRVTVKGKVFQLVLPAEVLPDSSTAQRSQTTGHLVVTMPTAHGEITQKTMAAHFPRVSAHGEGAADVTRTVKGVQRLEVDPSKHSGIDLANIVPKERSTGDGPLRLRTTPEAAGACDSKDFEDDPEVPPLM; encoded by the exons ATGACCAAAGGGCGTTGTTATTACG TTACCGAGGAACTGATCAGGCGCCGTGCGGAGCACAATAACTGCGAGATACTGTCATTGGAGGAAGTGTCTCTGCACCAGCAAGATATTGAGAAGATTGAGTACATCGACAAATGGTGCAAAGAGCTAAAAATACTCTACCTACAAAATAACATAATCTCAAGAATTG aaaatgtTAACAGGTTGAAGAAGTTGGAATACTTAAATCTAGCATTAAACAACATCGAAGTAATAGAAAATCTTGAAG GATGTGAAAGTTTACAGAAGCTGGACCTGACGGTTAACTTCATCGGAAAGCTAAGCAGCATAGAGTCTCTGAGGCACAATCTGCACCTGAGGGAGCTCTTTCTGGTGGGCAACCCATGCACAGAGTTCGAGGGCTACCGACAGTTTGTAGTGGCTTCTTTGCCACAGCTGAAG TGGCTGGACGGCCAGGAAATCCCACGGTCGGAGAGGATCCGTGCGGCACAAAGCCGAGAGGCGGTGAGGTGTCGTGTCCGTGAGCAGGAGCTGAAGTACCTGCAGAAGAGAGCACGGGAGAAGCAAGAAGCCCAGGGGATTGGGGAAGATCAGAAGCTAAGGAAGAAGAAGGACATGAAGAACGTGCTGGGGTCTGATGGCTGTTGGGACACCAACATCAACAACATAAT CCCTGATGAAAACAAGGAGAACCAGAAGGAGCAGAATCCGGAACAGGAACCTGATTCGGacagggaattctgggaaaaacCATGCGCTTTCACCCCAGAGTCCCGACTTGAAGCCCATCGTCACATGGAAGAGAAGCGAAGGCAGGAAGAAAAAGAGAG GGCAAAGGACCTGAAGCCCAAGAATCCAAGGACACTTGTCACGAAGGAGGGACGAGTCCTCAACGTCAACGAGCCCAA GCTGGATTTCTCACTGAGAGATGATGCGGAGGTCAGTCAGCTTGTCCTGGATCTGGCAGTTTACAG ACACATGGATACCTCTCTATTGGACGTGGATGTTCAGCCGACGTACATTCGAGTGACTGTGAAGGGGAAG GTTTTCCAGCTCGTCCTCCCCGCTGAGGTGCTTCCTGACAGCTCGACGGCTCAGAGGTCCCAAACCACAGGTCACCTGGTTGTCACCATGCCGACG GCTCATGGGgaaattacacaaaaaacaaTGGCTGCCCATTTTCCCAGAGTGTCAGCCCATGGTGAAGGAGCTGCAGATGTAACGAG GACAGTAAAAGGAGTTCAGAGGCTGGAAGTTGACCCAAGCAAGCACTCTGGAATAGATCTGGCCAACATTGTGCCCAAAGAGAGGAGCACCGGTGACGGGCCCCTGAGGCTGCGGACGACCCCAGAAGCAGCTGGAGCCTGTGACTCCAAAGACTTCGAAGACGACCCTGAGGTGCCACCTTTAATGTGA
- the dnaaf11 gene encoding dynein axonemal assembly factor 11 isoform X2, with product MVRITEELIRRRAEHNNCEILSLEEVSLHQQDIEKIEYIDKWCKELKILYLQNNIISRIENVNRLKKLEYLNLALNNIEVIENLEGCESLQKLDLTVNFIGKLSSIESLRHNLHLRELFLVGNPCTEFEGYRQFVVASLPQLKWLDGQEIPRSERIRAAQSREAVRCRVREQELKYLQKRAREKQEAQGIGEDQKLRKKKDMKNVLGSDGCWDTNINNIIPDENKENQKEQNPEQEPDSDREFWEKPCAFTPESRLEAHRHMEEKRRQEEKERAKDLKPKNPRTLVTKEGRVLNVNEPKLDFSLRDDAEVSQLVLDLAVYRHMDTSLLDVDVQPTYIRVTVKGKVFQLVLPAEVLPDSSTAQRSQTTGHLVVTMPTAHGEITQKTMAAHFPRVSAHGEGAADVTRTVKGVQRLEVDPSKHSGIDLANIVPKERSTGDGPLRLRTTPEAAGACDSKDFEDDPEVPPLM from the exons ATGGTGCGAA TTACCGAGGAACTGATCAGGCGCCGTGCGGAGCACAATAACTGCGAGATACTGTCATTGGAGGAAGTGTCTCTGCACCAGCAAGATATTGAGAAGATTGAGTACATCGACAAATGGTGCAAAGAGCTAAAAATACTCTACCTACAAAATAACATAATCTCAAGAATTG aaaatgtTAACAGGTTGAAGAAGTTGGAATACTTAAATCTAGCATTAAACAACATCGAAGTAATAGAAAATCTTGAAG GATGTGAAAGTTTACAGAAGCTGGACCTGACGGTTAACTTCATCGGAAAGCTAAGCAGCATAGAGTCTCTGAGGCACAATCTGCACCTGAGGGAGCTCTTTCTGGTGGGCAACCCATGCACAGAGTTCGAGGGCTACCGACAGTTTGTAGTGGCTTCTTTGCCACAGCTGAAG TGGCTGGACGGCCAGGAAATCCCACGGTCGGAGAGGATCCGTGCGGCACAAAGCCGAGAGGCGGTGAGGTGTCGTGTCCGTGAGCAGGAGCTGAAGTACCTGCAGAAGAGAGCACGGGAGAAGCAAGAAGCCCAGGGGATTGGGGAAGATCAGAAGCTAAGGAAGAAGAAGGACATGAAGAACGTGCTGGGGTCTGATGGCTGTTGGGACACCAACATCAACAACATAAT CCCTGATGAAAACAAGGAGAACCAGAAGGAGCAGAATCCGGAACAGGAACCTGATTCGGacagggaattctgggaaaaacCATGCGCTTTCACCCCAGAGTCCCGACTTGAAGCCCATCGTCACATGGAAGAGAAGCGAAGGCAGGAAGAAAAAGAGAG GGCAAAGGACCTGAAGCCCAAGAATCCAAGGACACTTGTCACGAAGGAGGGACGAGTCCTCAACGTCAACGAGCCCAA GCTGGATTTCTCACTGAGAGATGATGCGGAGGTCAGTCAGCTTGTCCTGGATCTGGCAGTTTACAG ACACATGGATACCTCTCTATTGGACGTGGATGTTCAGCCGACGTACATTCGAGTGACTGTGAAGGGGAAG GTTTTCCAGCTCGTCCTCCCCGCTGAGGTGCTTCCTGACAGCTCGACGGCTCAGAGGTCCCAAACCACAGGTCACCTGGTTGTCACCATGCCGACG GCTCATGGGgaaattacacaaaaaacaaTGGCTGCCCATTTTCCCAGAGTGTCAGCCCATGGTGAAGGAGCTGCAGATGTAACGAG GACAGTAAAAGGAGTTCAGAGGCTGGAAGTTGACCCAAGCAAGCACTCTGGAATAGATCTGGCCAACATTGTGCCCAAAGAGAGGAGCACCGGTGACGGGCCCCTGAGGCTGCGGACGACCCCAGAAGCAGCTGGAGCCTGTGACTCCAAAGACTTCGAAGACGACCCTGAGGTGCCACCTTTAATGTGA
- the LOC140588821 gene encoding uncharacterized protein, producing MLNCALFHSQIASIVEVLAKTAIAEICELVDNGYAALQTEISRSQKENKTLKRELQTTKQRLAQQEKKNGSPQASVNTGYRRVKICDELRGIAGKEVFFPNEESLLYRKSDGSQGEARDHSFVDEEYGMCKSALKVKPAHVEEESCDLLIKQEGHEDDFGSSKLHGCLNVTGVLVESGDAETGPVLAKRITPTQDAGLCFEQQRTKGQVLDRSHLDALVHEESENETFNQSLEHQGSEQSSAKTDSLRNKYFMNDRPDQLNVLLSPLNSGRRTRQLMGSYATEPNSQRASAESEPPLGPFSDEYDDDSLCSLVSQDEKPDLIMIDSASMEFELQPEEIEETMSEMAQNQHKRYREQSRGEKGNYLHKGLSHSHTLEEQSTAFCDPQNITGNVFYEKNLNMLRSAEIYQEAETVGGRFVGTGPFNCLLCGKTFAQLSQLKKHQLVHTGEEQFKCTKCGKCFANSSNLKRHQTVHTGERPFSCAQCGKRFSFVGNLKRHQSVHIRKKVPGSSALEEEI from the exons ATGCTGAATTGTGCTTTATTTCATTCTCAGATAGCCTCCATTGTTGAGGTACTAGCTAAAACGGCCATTGCAGAAATATGCGAGCTGGTGGACAATGGCTATGCGGCATTGCAAACGGAGATCTCGCGAAGCCAAAAAGAGAATAAAACCCTGAAGAGGGAACTGCAAACCACGAAACAGAGATTAGCGcagcaagaaaagaaaaacggcTCGCCGCAGGCCTCTGTAAACACTGGCTATAGAAGAGTTAAGATATGCGATGAATTAAGAGGGATTGCAGGAA AGGAGGTATTTTTTCCAAACGAAGAAAGCCTGCTATACAGAAAATCAGATGGCAGCCAGGGGGAAGCCCGTGATCACTCCTTTGTGGATGAGGAATACGGTATGTGCAAGTCTGCTTTGAAAGTGAAG CCTGCACACGTGGAAGAGGAAAGCTGTGACTTGCTTATAAAACAAGAGGGACACGAAGACGACTTTGGGAGTAGCAAACTACATGGATGTCTAAATGTGACAGGCG TACTTGTGGAATCAGGTGATGCTGAAACAGGTCCAGTTCTGGCAAAACGAATTACCCCAACACAAGATGCAGGACTGTGCTTTGAGCAACAGAGAACCAAAGGCCAGGTTTTGGACAGAAGTCATCTGGACGCTCTGGTCCATGAAGAATCAGAGAATGAGACTTTTAACCAAAGTCTTGAGCATCAAGGGTCAGAACAGAGTTCTGCAAAAACAGACAGTCTAAGAAACAAATATTTCATGAATGACAGGCCGGATCAACTGAACGTCCTCTTATCACCGTTGAATAGCGGCAGAAGGACCAGGCAGTTAATGGGATCCTACGCCACAGAGCCGAATTCACAGAGAGCGTCAGCTGAATCTGAACCTCCACTGGGTCCTTTTTCAGACGAATATGACGACGACAGCCTGTGTTCTCTGGTATCTCAGGATGAGAAACCAGATTTGATCATGATAGACTCGGCATCCATGGAGTTCGAGTTGCAGCCTGAAGAGATCGAAGAGACGATGTCAGAAATGGCTCAAAACCAGCACAAGCGTTACAGAGAACAAAGCCGAGGCGAGAAAGGGAATTATCTACATAAGGGACTGTCACACAGTCATACATTAGAGGAGCAGAGCACAGCATTCTGTGACCCACAAAATATTACCGGAAATGTCTTTTATGAGAAAAATCTCAATATGCTGAGAAGCGCAGAAATTTACCAGGAAGCTGAGACTGTGGGGGGAAGGTTTGTAGGTACAGGACCGTTCAACTGCTTGCTTTGTGGAAAGACATTTGCACAGCTGAGTCAACTTAAGAAGCATCAGCTCGTTCATACAGGGGAAGAGCAGTTTAAATGCACTAAGTGCGGAAAGTGCTTTGCCAACTCCAGTAATCTAAAGAGACATCAAACTGTTCACACCGGGGAGAGACCTTTTAGCTGTGCACAATGTGGGAAAAGGTTCTCTTTTGTAGGGAACCTGAAAAGACATCAGAGCGTTCACATTCGAAAGAAGGTACCCGGCTCGTCTGCATTGGAGGAAGAAATTTAG